The following proteins come from a genomic window of Halorussus halophilus:
- a CDS encoding twin-arginine translocation signal domain-containing protein produces MSDEDETLGRPVTDRDTTLDRRSFLKRSAVAPLGIGVGVAERSRRQSARINRRIAFRRPETLSPDYTRRILLLTDRTNENPDVSDVAECAFDNWPTENMTIWEGIVVDAKNPDEIVGLFGQTPTIRAQKLVERKRIFVDERRTAVELGTPFIISRVVNCPGDWLGVEAAQLPGINIKTESGVSTQG; encoded by the coding sequence ATGAGCGACGAAGACGAGACGCTCGGTCGGCCCGTCACCGACCGAGACACGACACTCGACAGACGGTCTTTCTTGAAGCGAAGCGCGGTCGCACCGCTGGGTATCGGCGTCGGCGTAGCCGAACGAAGCCGACGGCAGAGCGCCCGTATCAATCGTCGAATCGCGTTTCGACGGCCAGAGACCCTCTCACCGGACTACACGCGGCGAATCCTCCTATTGACCGACCGGACAAACGAGAACCCAGACGTGAGCGATGTCGCTGAGTGTGCGTTCGACAACTGGCCGACCGAGAACATGACTATCTGGGAAGGTATCGTCGTCGATGCGAAGAACCCCGACGAGATAGTCGGACTTTTCGGTCAGACCCCGACGATCCGCGCGCAGAAGTTGGTCGAGCGGAAGCGAATTTTCGTAGACGAGCGTCGAACGGCGGTCGAGTTGGGGACGCCGTTCATCATCAGCCGCGTAGTGAACTGTCCGGGCGACTGGCTGGGCGTCGAGGCGGCCCAGCTTCCCGGCATCAACATCAAGACCGAGTCGGGCGTGAGTACGCAAGGCTAA